A window of Variovorax sp. HW608 genomic DNA:
AGGAGCGGGAGCGCGGGTCTCGACGTCTCATGGGAGATCGACCTCAGCGGCCGCCTGCGCGCGGGCGCGGCCGCAGCCTCGGCCGACGCGCTGGCGGTGGAAGACGGCTTGCGCGGCGTTCGCCTGCTGGTCATGACCGATGTCGCCACCAACTATTTCACGCTGGTCGGTGCGCTTCGCCAACTCGACACCCTGCGTGCGATCTCCGCCGCCCACGACGAGACGCTCCGGTTGGTGAGGGCGCGCAACCGCGCGGGCCTGGCGACTCCCTTTGACGTGGAGCGCGCGCAGACCGAGGCCGAATCGGCGCGCGCGCAGATCCCGCCACTGGAGACGATCGCTGCCGTCTCCCGGCATCGCATCGCGGTGCTGGTCGGCGATCAGGCCTTCAATGCCGCGCAAATCGACCCCTGGCGCGGCGACGTGGTCGTGCCGGAGGCTCGGCCAGGCCAACCCGCCACGCTGCTCGAGCGGCGGCCGGACGTGCTTGCCCTGATGGCACAGCTCGATGCAGCCAATGCGCGCCGCCAGCAGGCCGCGGCCGAATGGTTTCCGCGGCTCTTTCTCGATGCATCGTTCGGGCGCCAGAACCTGGAGCTCAACGGTGTCGGCATCGGATCGGCCCGCTACACCAACGTGGCGGGCCTGCTCGCGATGCCGCTCTTCAACGCGGGCCGCACACGCGCCATCAACGACATCGCAGAAAGCGGCCAGCGCGAGGCGCTGCTGCGCGCCGAGGACGGGATGGTGCGCGCGCTGGAGGACGT
This region includes:
- a CDS encoding efflux transporter outer membrane subunit, which codes for MPRLSTFIPLTRHAGQTTWLHPDRAATCVVAALAASIGLLISGCSTPVAKPEVDVPASFAATPASAMEPEAAWWDSFHDPVLAELVRRAERENRDVKIAAERLSAARAGVTVSRSFLAPSVSATASASDRKSGYGDVIKQQMPDTRSGSAGLDVSWEIDLSGRLRAGAAAASADALAVEDGLRGVRLLVMTDVATNYFTLVGALRQLDTLRAISAAHDETLRLVRARNRAGLATPFDVERAQTEAESARAQIPPLETIAAVSRHRIAVLVGDQAFNAAQIDPWRGDVVVPEARPGQPATLLERRPDVLALMAQLDAANARRQQAAAEWFPRLFLDASFGRQNLELNGVGIGSARYTNVAGLLAMPLFNAGRTRAINDIAESGQREALLRAEDGMVRALEDVENALVTLSSQRQRSQSLQAAATSADSALGRAQSLYDRGQIDLLPLLDSQRTRLQVRLAANDSNTQLLLDSVQLYKALGGGWQVFEPAESAQPSAADAARASQS